The Thermincola ferriacetica region TCTGGACGGGGCAATAGACATCCCCGACAATATTGTCAGGAAACTGGATTTCCTGATTGTCGGCCTGCATCCTTTTGTTTGGGGAAAGTCCCCGGCCGATTTCCTGAGCATTGTGGCGGGCAATCAACTGGCGCCGGTGAGCCAAAGTATCCGCGAAAAGGTAAAAGTCAACAATACCAAGGCTTTAATCGAATGCATCCACAAACATAAAGTTTTTTGCATAAGCCATCCCGGTTTAAAGATGCCCGTAGACATAGAGGAGCTGAGCAGACATTGCGCGGCACGGGATACTGCCCTGGAAATCAACACCGGCCATAAATATAACAAACATGAGTTGGTGGTAAAGGCCCTGCCGGCAGGGGTTAATTTTGTTGTTAACAGTGACGCCCACTTTCCGGATACCGTGGGGCGGTTGTTGGATGGTAGACTGGTTCTGGACAGGTTTAATGTGCCCGTTGACCGGGTAACTAACGCCAGGTAATAACAGAAGGAGAACCGCACATTTTGGCGAACTTTAGAATATTGAAAGAAAGGGTGACAGTGAGATGAAGGATACTAAACTGGTGATAGTTACCGGCCTGTCCGGAGCGGGAAAAACTCAGGCTATCTGGTGCCTGGAGGATCTGGGTTATTTTTGTGTAGACAACCTACCCCCCACCTTGATTGCTAAGTTTGCGGAGCTTTGTGCACAATCGGAAGGCAAGATAAATAAAATAGCATTGGTAGTGGATATCCGGGGTGGCGGATTTTTTGACAGCATCAATGAGAGCCTGGAGAACCTCGACAGGATCGGTATTAAATACGAAATCCTGTTTCTGGAAGCCTCTGATGAAACACTGGTCAGGCGGTTTAAGGAATCAAGGCGCCCTCACCCGCTGCGGCCCCACGGCCGGGTTTTGGAAGGGATACATGAGGAAAGAAAACGGTTGGAGGAATTAAGGGGCCGGGCCCATAAAATAATTGATACTTCCAACTTAAGCAATAAACAGTTAAAAGAAGAAATCATTGCTCTGTTTTCCACGGCCCGGGAAGAAGCAGCGTTAAAAATTACGGTTCTTTCATTCGGCTTCAAATACGGTCTTCCCATGGATGCCGATTTGGTTATGGATGTACGATTTCTGCCAAACCCTTACTACGTGGACAGTTTGCGGCCGCTAACCGGCGATGATAAGGAAGTTCAGGACTATGTTATGGATTCCCCTATCAGCCGAACGTTTTTAAGAAAGTATTACGGGCTGATTAAGTTTTTGATTCCGCACTATATCAAGGAAGGCAAGACCAGTTTGGTAATTGCCATAGGCTGCACCGGCGGCCAGCACCGGTCCGTCACTTTGGCCAACAAACTTGGCGCCATGTTACAGAGTGACCGGAATTATGTTGTTGTCCGACACCGGGATATAGACAAAAATTCTTCGGGAGTCAGGGAAAATGTATAGGCTTAAATGGCTTTATCCGGGCATGTACGTTAAAAGGTGGCTCTTTCTGGCCTGCACAGGGTTGGCTATACTGGGGCTGGGACTGACACTGACTTTTTACCGGGAATTCAGCTACTTTACCCGTTACGTTTATGACATCCTGGCAGGCCTTTTCCAGGGCAAGGTTGATATAAAATACGCGGGTCTCTGGATATGTGCAGCAGGGTTTTTCATTCTGGCGCTGGGTTTCCGCAAAACAATCAAGTCAATTGCCAGGGTTCTGGCGCCCGATAAAGAAAACCGGCTGGTTGATATCATTTATGAAACCCATCAATTGGAACGCGGGCCGCGCATTGTAGTCATCGGGGGCGGTACAGGCCTCTCTGTTTTGCTGCGGGGCCTGAAAAAATATACCAGGAATATCACGGCGATAGTAACGGTAGCTGACGACGGGGGAAGCTCCGGGCAGCTCAGGGGCGAGCTGGGAATCCTACCGCCGGGAGATATCCGTAACTGCCTGGTGGCCCTGGCAGACAGAGAAAGCCTGATGGAAGACCTGTTCCAGCACCGTTTTAAAAATGCTAATGGGCTAAGCGGCCACAGCCT contains the following coding sequences:
- the rapZ gene encoding RNase adapter RapZ — protein: MKDTKLVIVTGLSGAGKTQAIWCLEDLGYFCVDNLPPTLIAKFAELCAQSEGKINKIALVVDIRGGGFFDSINESLENLDRIGIKYEILFLEASDETLVRRFKESRRPHPLRPHGRVLEGIHEERKRLEELRGRAHKIIDTSNLSNKQLKEEIIALFSTAREEAALKITVLSFGFKYGLPMDADLVMDVRFLPNPYYVDSLRPLTGDDKEVQDYVMDSPISRTFLRKYYGLIKFLIPHYIKEGKTSLVIAIGCTGGQHRSVTLANKLGAMLQSDRNYVVVRHRDIDKNSSGVRENV
- a CDS encoding PHP domain-containing protein; the encoded protein is MEFFADYHTHTVYSDGGGTIEENARAAKEKGLEVLGITDHGPANIGVGVKNADTYLEIKEEIEAVRLKIPELKILCGAEANITGLDGAIDIPDNIVRKLDFLIVGLHPFVWGKSPADFLSIVAGNQLAPVSQSIREKVKVNNTKALIECIHKHKVFCISHPGLKMPVDIEELSRHCAARDTALEINTGHKYNKHELVVKALPAGVNFVVNSDAHFPDTVGRLLDGRLVLDRFNVPVDRVTNAR